The Cydia splendana chromosome 8, ilCydSple1.2, whole genome shotgun sequence genome contains a region encoding:
- the LOC134792691 gene encoding 28S rRNA (cytosine-C(5))-methyltransferase, with amino-acid sequence MFEHSVKVPRHYKVAANIFKKVSTEGGSVKTLLYDDKLRHFRTNVLYALITETIKHAADIDKMFESSGLITNEPRLDPWLAKVLTTELLFGKKALPGKSKPEQTIRSYQEKFEKYTADHPEDSKTEAVRRPRYVRINTNLLTTSDAIRAFQDEEYRFVRCTSGSYNDYLEQIKGLGEYDFTQDYHVKTVFVFPSGTKLHEHELYMENKIILQDKATALAVHLLAPPPGSIALDMCAAPGMKTTQLAAYMRNEGKIYAVEQNEQRYKTLCDFVKKTGSKCVETINKDALALRRGDHDDVEYILLDPSCSGSGMELCVHNYIEPARLAKLTSLQEKFLKHAMNAFPNAKRIVYSTCSLFPEENERVVTNVVKTSRTKWRVQDVKELLKGQWNNFGSAMYGSMGARCLYAKPDTDYTTGFFLAVLDRDQKDFERKANKEKDASKDNSKVNNEDESEATEEVNKNKHKKIKKPDGENDEIVSNEVKKKKKKSHETLENDEQDTGNNASEITNTENEDVTKKKKKRKHKRHENDEQNNDNIVNESEITVNAESNENIPMKKKKRKSESDRNYEQNNDTVINESEITIRTDGNDDVLKKKKKKHKNQDVRDSEIIMNTEDSDAIPKKKENHKHKNEINEDSLENGDIGEKVKEKKNKKKLDKGLQEA; translated from the exons ATGTTTGAACATTCCGTAAAAGTGCCGAGACATTACAAGGTTGCTGctaatatttttaagaaagtttcCACTGAAGGCGGTAGCGTCAAAACATTGTTGTACGACGACAAACTTCGTCACTTT AGAACTAATGTGCTGTATGCACTGATAACAGAAACAATCAAACATGCTGCTGATATTGACAAAATGTTTGAAAGTAGTGGCCTTATAACAAATGAGCCTCGCCTAGACCCCTGGCTAGCGAAAGTGTTAACGACTGAGTTGTTGTTTGGCAAAAAAGCTCTCCCAGGGAAAAGCAAACCTGAACAAACAATACGGTCATACCAAGAGAAATTCGAAAAATACACTGCTGATCATCCTGAAGATTCAAAAACTGAAg CTGTCCGCAGACCACGCTACGTTCGCATCAACACGAATCTCCTGACCACGTCCGATGCCATTAGAGCCTTCCAAGATGAGGAGTACCGCTTCGTGAGATGCACTTCGGGCTCCTACAATGATTATCTTGAACAGATAAAGGGCCTCGGCGAGTACGACTTTACACAG GACTATCATGTGAAGACGGTGTTCGTGTTTCCTTCGGGGACCAAGCTACATGAACATGAGCTGTATATGGAGAACAAGATCATACTGCAGGATAAG GCAACAGCACTGGCAGTACATTTACTGGCCCCTCCCCCCGGCAGCATAGCCTTGGACATGTGCGCGGCGCCAGGCATGAAGACCACACAGCTCGCTGCCTACATGAGGAACGAA GGTAAAATCTACGCAGTAGAGCAAAACGAACAGAGATACAAGACTCTATGCGACTTCGTGAAGAAGACTGGGTCTAAATGCGTGGAGACCATAAATAAAGATGCCCTAGCGCTGAGGAGGGGAGACCACGATGACGTCGAGTACATTCTTCTGGACCCTAGCTGTTCTGGATCAG GCATGGAACTTTGCGTACACAACTACATCGAACCAGCCCGTCTAGCCAAACTGACGTCTCTACAAGAGAAATTCCTAAAGCATGCCATGAACGCCTTCCCCAACGCGAAGAGAATAGTCTATAGCACTTGCTCCCTCTTTCCCGAAGAGAATGAAAGAGTCGTCACTAATGTCGTAAAGACTTCAAGAACTAAGTGGAGAGTGCAAGATGTAAAGGAATTATTAAAAGGGCAATGGAATAACTTTGGGTCTGCCATGTATGGAAGCATGGGTGCTAGGTGTTTATACGCTAAGCCAGATACTGATTACACTACTGGGTTTTTCTTAGCTGTGCTAGATAGAGATCAGAAGGATTTTGAGAGGAAAGCTAATAAAGAGAAGGACGCCAGTAAAGATAATAGCAAAGTAAATAATGAAGATGAGAGTGAAGCCACTGAAGaagtaaacaaaaataaacacaAGAAAATTAAGAAACCGGATGGAGAAAATGACGAAATTGTTTCAAACGaagtaaaaaagaaaaagaagaagtCACATGAGACTCTTGAAAACGATGAGCAAGACACTGGTAATAATGCATCCGAAATAACAAATACAGAGAATGAAGATGTAACGAAGAAAAAGAAAAAGCGAAAACATAAAAGGCATGAAAATGATGAACAGAACAATGATAATATTGTCAATGAATCTGAAATAACGGTAAATGCAGAAAGTAATGAAAATATTCCGATGAAAAAGAAGAAACGGAAATCTGAGAGTGATAGAAACTATGAGCAGAACAATGATACTGTTATTAATGAATCCGAAATAACGATAAGAACAGATGGTAATGACGATGTACtaaagaaaaagaagaaaaaacataaaaatcaagaTGTGAGGGACTCtgaaataataatgaatacAGAAGATAGTGATGCCATTCCTAAGAAAAAGGAAAATCATAAACACAAAAATGAAATCAATGAAGATTCTTTAGAAAATGGCGACATCGGAGAGAAAGTTAaggaaaagaaaaataaaaagaaactgGATAAAGGTTTACAAGAGGCCTAG